A stretch of Arachis hypogaea cultivar Tifrunner chromosome 15, arahy.Tifrunner.gnm2.J5K5, whole genome shotgun sequence DNA encodes these proteins:
- the LOC112750740 gene encoding probable pectate lyase 3, which produces MAKVYNLFLSLCLVVVIPSLQANILENTTNVEQHIKMVDNKYWKERAALARKISEEAYFPNPHELSRNFSSTIAEHVANTKYARRNLNGQRAGVACEATNNIDRCWRCDPNWADNRQKLVNCVQGFGRNTTGGKGGPIYIVTSPADNDMVNPKPGTLRHAVTRDGPLWIIFAHSMNIRLNQELMVSSNKTIDGRGVDIYITKGAGITLQYVNNVIIHGIKIHDIVPGTGGLIRDSESHYGFRTRSDGDGISIFGASNIWIDHVSMRKCSDGLIDAIMGSTAITISNSHFTDHNDVMLFGANDDHTIDKVMQITLVFNHFGKRLIQRMPRCRFGFVHVVNNDYTHWEMYAIGGSSHPTIISEGNRFVAPDNNNAKEVTKRVTTGDWKSWQWRSINDEFENGAFFVQSGPEMVTKPFSSKDMIAAKPGSYVQRLTSFAGSLKCRVGQPC; this is translated from the exons ATGGCAAAGGTTTACAACTTATTTCTTTCATTGTGTTTGGTTGTCGTAATACCATCTTTGCAAGCCAATATCTTAGAGAATACTACAAATGTAGAACAACATATCAAAATGGTTGATAATAAATACTGGAAGGAAAGGGCTGCTCTTGCTAGAAAGATCAGCGAAGAAGCATATTTTCCTAACCCACATGAACTTTCTAGAAACTTTTCTTCTACCATTGCTGA ACACGTGGCTAATACCAAGTATGCAAGAAGGAACTTGAATGGTCAAAGGGCAGGAGTTGCATGTGAGGCAACCAATAACATTGACAGATGTTGGAGGTGTGACCCCAATTGGGCAGATAATCGCCAAAAACTTGTAAATTGTGTTCAAGGTTTTGGAAGAAATACTACTGGAGGAAAGGGAGGTCCAATCTACATTGTTACTAGTCCTGCTGACAATGACATGGTTAATCCAAAACCAGGTACCCTTCGCCACGCAGTCACAAGAGATGGACCTTTGTGGATTATCTTTGCTCATAGCATGAATATTAGACTCAACCAAGAGCTCATGGTGTCTAGTAACAAGACCATTGACGGAAGAGGAGTTGATATCTACATTACTAAGGGTGCAGGCATCACCCTCCAATACGTCAATAATGTCATCATCCATGGAATCAAGATTCATGACATTGTTCCCGGTACCGGTGGACTTATTAGGGATTCTGAGAGCCATTATGGGTTTAGGACACGCAGTGATGGTGATGGAATCTCCATCTTTGGTGCCAGCAATATTTGGATTGACCATGTTTCCATGAGGAAATGCTCTGATGGACTTATTGACGCCATTATGGGATCTACAGCCATTACCATCTCTAATAGTCATTTCACCGACCATAATGAC gtgatGCTCTTTGGTGCTAATGACGATCACACAATTGATAAAGTGATGCAAATCACCCTGGTTTTTAACCACTTTGGTAAGAGGTTAATCCAAAGGATGCCAAGGTGCAGATTCGGATTTGTGCATGTTGTCAATAATGATTATACTCATTGGGAAATGTATGCCATTGGTGGTAGCAGTCATCCAACAATTATTAGTGAAGGCAATCGGTTTGTGGCTCCTGATAATAACAATGCTAAAGAG GTCACAAAGAGAGTAACCACTGGAGATTGGAAATCATGGCAATGGAGATCGATCAATGATGAGTTTGAGAATGGAGCATTTTTTGTACAATCTGGACCAGAAATGGTAACCAAACCATTCTCAAGCAAGGACATGATTGCAGCAAAGCCTGGTTCATATGTGCAAAGACTTACTTCTTTTGCTGGCTCCCTTAAATGTAGAGTTGGTCAACCTTGCTAG